In Desulfobulbus oralis, one DNA window encodes the following:
- a CDS encoding restriction endonuclease subunit S, protein MAGDGWTTKRLGEVANINPDAIGRDWPHSHIRYIDISSVGVGQLEVAPQWMKLSDAPSRAKRLLRKGDTILSTVRPNRRSMFFASEPNDDWVVSTGFAVLRPNIKLVEPRFLYTCVFNQAFTEYLITREKGAAYPAVSSEDIASAEIPFPSLAEQRAIAHILGTLDDKIELNRRMNRTLEEMARAIFKSWFVDFDPVRAKMEGRWKKGESLPCLPTDLWDAFPDRLVNSELGEIPEGWEVGALNTIASLETKAVIPGDSANQLWEHFSIPAFDNGRQPVREKGESIKSGKYLVPSCCVLASKLNPQFPRVWLPDIPNPEVSICSTEFMPFVPKTESEQPFLYAFLSSEVAQAEIINRVTGSTSSRQRVKPKEIAEMPMLVPPQALRQRFSSVTRHYLARLLKNMRSITTLAAIRDTLLPKLISGELRVPDAERIVGDRSDVRVPTHARICSCGATQFMANNP, encoded by the coding sequence ATGGCGGGTGATGGTTGGACTACAAAACGGTTGGGTGAGGTTGCAAATATCAACCCCGATGCCATCGGCCGCGATTGGCCGCATTCACATATCCGTTACATTGACATCTCGTCTGTGGGAGTGGGGCAATTAGAGGTTGCTCCACAGTGGATGAAGCTTTCAGATGCGCCCAGCCGCGCAAAGCGGCTTCTACGTAAGGGTGACACCATTCTTTCAACCGTTCGGCCAAACCGACGGTCAATGTTCTTCGCATCTGAGCCAAACGATGACTGGGTCGTCTCTACAGGTTTTGCTGTTCTACGGCCCAACATTAAGCTTGTTGAACCCCGTTTCTTATACACCTGCGTTTTCAACCAAGCTTTTACGGAATACTTAATCACAAGAGAGAAGGGGGCAGCCTATCCTGCCGTTTCGTCCGAAGACATTGCCAGTGCTGAAATACCGTTTCCTTCCCTCGCCGAGCAGCGCGCCATTGCCCACATCCTCGGCACGCTGGACGACAAAATTGAGCTGAACCGGCGGATGAACCGGACTCTGGAGGAGATGGCGCGGGCGATCTTCAAGAGCTGGTTCGTGGACTTCGACCCCGTCCGCGCCAAGATGGAAGGCCGCTGGAAGAAAGGGGAATCCCTGCCCTGCCTGCCGACTGACCTGTGGGATGCTTTTCCGGACAGACTGGTGAACTCAGAACTGGGGGAGATCCCGGAGGGGTGGGAGGTGGGAGCGCTTAATACCATAGCCAGTCTGGAAACAAAGGCAGTAATTCCCGGGGACTCTGCTAATCAATTATGGGAGCATTTCAGTATTCCGGCCTTCGACAATGGCCGCCAACCAGTTCGAGAAAAAGGCGAATCCATCAAGAGTGGTAAATATCTTGTGCCCTCCTGCTGCGTGCTGGCCTCAAAGCTCAATCCACAGTTCCCGCGAGTCTGGCTTCCCGATATTCCAAATCCAGAGGTTAGCATCTGCTCGACGGAGTTCATGCCATTTGTCCCGAAAACTGAATCCGAACAGCCCTTCCTTTACGCATTCCTGTCGTCTGAAGTAGCACAGGCAGAAATTATAAACCGCGTCACTGGATCGACTAGTAGCCGCCAGAGGGTTAAGCCCAAGGAAATTGCCGAGATGCCAATGCTAGTTCCGCCGCAAGCACTCCGGCAACGGTTTTCAAGCGTCACGCGCCACTATCTTGCCCGGCTGTTGAAAAATATGCGCTCTATTACAACTCTCGCCGCCATCCGCGACACATTGCTTCCCAAATTGATTTCCGGCGAATTGCGGGTGCCGGATGCGGAACGGATTGTCGGGGATCGGTCTGATGTTCGTGTGCCAACGCATGCGCGAATTTGTTCTTGCGGCGCGACCCAATTCATGGCGAATAATCCGTAG
- the typA gene encoding translational GTPase TypA produces the protein MKQENIRNVAIIAHVDHGKTTLVDQLFRQSGMFRDNQQVAERLMDSMELERERGITIAAKNGSYRYGGYQINIIDTPGHADFGGQVERVLRMADGAVLLVDAQEGPMPQTFFVVKKALAARLPILLVVNKIDKPAARPDWAVDQVFDLLVRLGAPDEILDFPVVYASAKSGYALNSLSDSPEGATMDAISEMIVRHVPPPPGDPKGPLQFQIATIDYSPYLGRLGTGKVSSGRFDLRTPMVVVRRDGSIGPARINKIFAFNGDQKAPVDEACCGAIVSVAGMEDVTVGVTFTDPDKPQPLPVIEIDPPTIAMHFIPNDSPFVGQDGKFVTSRHLEERLKRETLADVALQVSPLGKGGGFEVAGRGELHLSILIEKMRREGYEFQVTRPQVIMREENGQKLEPYEELTIDVDEQYQGAVIEKLGRLRGVLIDMQVGPELTRMKFKIPTRGLLGYRSVFMTDTHGMGVMNYVFAGWGPYTGEIQNRVNGVMVVKEAVTTVAYALFNLQERGRLFVGPGVATYPGMIIGEHNRQTDLVVNPARGKKLTNIRAAGSDDAVILTPPLDMSLEECIAYINEDELVEITPNAIRLRKKTGVKAHI, from the coding sequence ATGAAGCAGGAAAACATTCGTAATGTCGCCATAATCGCCCACGTTGACCACGGCAAGACCACCCTGGTTGACCAGCTCTTCCGCCAGAGCGGCATGTTTCGCGATAACCAGCAGGTGGCGGAACGCCTGATGGATTCCATGGAACTGGAACGCGAGCGCGGTATCACCATTGCCGCCAAAAACGGCTCCTACCGTTACGGCGGGTATCAGATCAACATCATCGATACGCCCGGCCACGCCGATTTCGGCGGTCAGGTGGAGCGGGTGCTGCGCATGGCCGACGGCGCGGTACTCTTGGTCGACGCCCAGGAGGGCCCCATGCCCCAGACCTTTTTTGTGGTGAAAAAGGCGCTGGCTGCCAGGCTCCCGATTCTTCTGGTGGTGAACAAGATCGACAAGCCGGCGGCCCGGCCCGACTGGGCGGTGGATCAGGTGTTCGATCTGCTGGTCCGGCTGGGCGCACCGGACGAAATTCTGGACTTCCCGGTGGTCTATGCCTCGGCCAAGAGCGGCTATGCGCTCAACAGTCTCAGCGACTCGCCCGAGGGCGCAACCATGGACGCCATCAGCGAAATGATCGTGCGGCACGTGCCGCCGCCGCCTGGCGATCCGAAGGGCCCCCTGCAGTTTCAGATCGCCACCATCGACTATTCGCCGTATCTGGGCCGCTTGGGGACCGGCAAGGTGAGCAGCGGCCGTTTTGACCTGCGCACTCCCATGGTTGTGGTGCGGCGGGATGGCAGCATCGGGCCCGCCCGCATCAACAAGATCTTTGCCTTTAATGGCGACCAGAAAGCGCCGGTGGACGAGGCCTGCTGCGGGGCCATTGTGTCGGTTGCCGGCATGGAGGACGTGACCGTGGGCGTGACCTTCACCGACCCGGACAAGCCACAGCCCCTGCCGGTGATCGAAATCGATCCGCCCACCATTGCCATGCACTTTATCCCCAACGATTCGCCCTTTGTGGGGCAGGATGGCAAATTCGTGACCTCCCGGCACCTTGAGGAACGACTGAAGCGGGAGACGCTGGCCGACGTGGCGCTGCAGGTAAGCCCTCTGGGCAAGGGGGGCGGCTTTGAGGTTGCAGGCCGCGGCGAACTGCACCTCTCGATTCTCATCGAGAAGATGCGGCGGGAAGGCTACGAGTTTCAGGTGACCCGGCCGCAGGTCATCATGCGCGAGGAAAATGGCCAGAAGCTGGAACCCTACGAAGAGCTGACGATTGACGTGGACGAGCAGTATCAGGGCGCGGTCATCGAAAAACTGGGCCGGCTCAGGGGCGTGTTGATCGACATGCAGGTGGGGCCGGAGCTGACCCGCATGAAGTTCAAAATTCCGACCCGCGGGCTGTTGGGCTACCGCTCGGTGTTTATGACCGATACCCACGGCATGGGCGTGATGAACTATGTCTTCGCCGGCTGGGGGCCCTATACCGGCGAGATTCAGAACCGCGTCAACGGCGTCATGGTGGTCAAGGAGGCGGTCACCACCGTGGCCTACGCGCTCTTCAACCTTCAGGAGCGCGGCCGGCTTTTTGTCGGCCCGGGCGTGGCAACCTATCCGGGCATGATCATAGGCGAGCACAACCGCCAGACCGATCTGGTCGTCAACCCGGCCCGGGGCAAAAAGCTCACCAATATCCGTGCCGCCGGCTCGGATGATGCGGTCATTCTGACACCGCCTCTTGACATGAGTCTTGAAGAATGTATAGCCTATATCAACGAAGACGAGCTGGTCGAGATTACGCCCAATGCCATTCGGCTGCGTAAAAAGACCGGGGTCAAGGCCCATATTTAG
- a CDS encoding type I restriction-modification system subunit M yields the protein MAKNTNNGANLGFEADLWRAADALRSNMDAAEYKHVVLGLIFLKYISDAFEEQHARLEAERGQGADPEDPDEYRAVNIFWVPEEARWAHLKANAKQPTIGKVVDDAMLAIERDNPSLKGVLPKDYAHPRLDKQRLGQLIDLVGNIGLGDKANRSRDILGRVYEYFLSQFASAEGKKGGQFYTPRCVVRLLVEMLSPYKGRVYDPCCGSGGMFVQSVDFVKAHASGNGNGGRARADVSVFGQESNHTTWRLAKMNLAIRQIDNNLGREHADSFHHDLHPDLKADYVIANPPFNDSDWRGELLRDDKRWQFGVPPAGNANFAWVQHFIHHLAPTGLAGFVLANGSMSSNQSGEGEIRKNIIEADLVDCMVALPGQLFYSTQIPVCLWFIAREKKNGRFRERRGQTLFIDARKLGTMIDRVHRELTEEDIRKIADTYHAWRGDPSAGAYEDIPGFCRSATLEDIRQHNYILTPGRYVGAAKVEDDGEPFEEKMARLTARLEEQIAEGAKLDAEIKKNLKALGYGG from the coding sequence ATGGCAAAAAACACGAACAACGGCGCAAACCTCGGTTTTGAAGCCGATCTGTGGAGGGCGGCCGACGCGCTCCGCTCCAACATGGACGCTGCCGAGTACAAGCACGTTGTGCTCGGTCTGATTTTCCTCAAGTACATCTCCGACGCCTTCGAGGAGCAGCACGCCAGGCTCGAGGCGGAGCGGGGCCAGGGCGCCGATCCGGAGGATCCGGACGAGTACCGGGCGGTCAACATATTTTGGGTGCCGGAGGAAGCCCGGTGGGCTCATCTCAAGGCCAACGCCAAGCAGCCGACCATCGGCAAGGTCGTTGACGATGCCATGCTTGCCATCGAGCGCGACAACCCATCGCTCAAGGGCGTGCTGCCCAAGGACTACGCCCACCCGCGTCTCGACAAGCAGCGGCTCGGCCAGCTCATAGACCTGGTCGGCAACATCGGTTTGGGTGACAAGGCCAACCGCTCCAGGGACATCCTCGGCCGGGTGTACGAATACTTCCTTTCCCAGTTCGCCAGCGCCGAGGGCAAGAAGGGCGGCCAGTTCTATACACCCCGCTGTGTCGTTCGACTCCTCGTTGAGATGCTCAGTCCCTACAAAGGCCGAGTCTATGACCCATGCTGCGGCTCCGGCGGCATGTTCGTCCAGTCGGTCGACTTCGTCAAGGCCCATGCGAGCGGCAACGGCAATGGGGGAAGGGCGAGGGCCGATGTCAGCGTCTTCGGCCAGGAATCCAACCACACCACCTGGCGGCTGGCGAAGATGAATCTCGCCATCCGGCAGATCGACAACAACCTGGGCCGGGAACACGCCGACAGCTTCCACCACGATCTGCACCCCGACCTCAAGGCGGATTACGTCATCGCCAATCCGCCCTTCAACGATTCCGACTGGCGCGGCGAGCTGCTCAGGGACGACAAACGCTGGCAATTCGGCGTCCCGCCCGCAGGTAACGCCAACTTCGCCTGGGTCCAGCACTTCATCCATCACCTGGCCCCGACCGGTCTGGCAGGTTTCGTCCTTGCCAACGGTTCGATGTCCTCCAATCAATCGGGCGAGGGCGAAATCCGCAAGAACATCATCGAGGCCGATCTGGTGGACTGCATGGTGGCCCTGCCCGGACAGCTTTTCTACTCGACGCAGATACCCGTCTGCCTCTGGTTCATCGCCCGCGAAAAAAAGAACGGCCGCTTCCGCGAGCGGCGCGGCCAGACGCTCTTCATCGACGCCCGCAAGCTGGGAACAATGATTGATCGCGTTCACCGTGAACTGACCGAAGAGGACATCCGCAAGATCGCGGACACCTACCACGCCTGGCGCGGCGACCCATCCGCCGGGGCCTATGAAGATATCCCCGGCTTCTGCAGGAGCGCTACGCTTGAGGACATTCGCCAGCACAATTACATCCTGACGCCCGGCCGCTATGTCGGAGCAGCCAAGGTCGAGGACGACGGGGAGCCCTTTGAGGAAAAGATGGCCCGCCTCACCGCCCGGTTGGAGGAGCAGATAGCGGAAGGCGCGAAGTTGGACGCCGAGATTAAAAAGAACCTGAAGGCGCTGGGCTATGGCGGGTGA
- the cobS gene encoding adenosylcobinamide-GDP ribazoletransferase codes for MAALILMIQFMTRYPLPGEVPFTAENFVCGMKWMPLVGLLIGLPAAALFGLAARFFDANLAAFFAVLALILITGGLHLDGLGDTADGLFSNRSPEKMLHIMRDPATGANGVVAIVLALLFPWLILSALPTRWAVPALLAAPIAGRMALTWHAAAAGYARNSPGLGAFVDQVGSREALRATLLALVLLLPICLSTPNPLPLLVCTMAACMALAVGFARFLTKKLGGITGDTIGATIELSEIATFFIFYLFWKLA; via the coding sequence ATGGCTGCCCTGATTTTGATGATTCAATTCATGACCCGCTACCCGCTGCCCGGTGAGGTGCCTTTCACGGCTGAAAATTTCGTGTGCGGCATGAAGTGGATGCCCCTTGTGGGCCTGCTCATCGGCCTGCCGGCGGCAGCGCTTTTCGGGCTGGCGGCCCGGTTTTTCGATGCGAACCTGGCGGCCTTTTTTGCCGTGCTGGCACTGATTCTCATCACCGGCGGCCTGCATCTGGACGGTTTGGGCGACACCGCGGACGGCCTCTTCTCGAACCGTTCTCCTGAAAAAATGCTGCACATCATGCGGGACCCGGCCACTGGCGCAAACGGCGTGGTGGCCATTGTGCTGGCCCTGCTGTTCCCGTGGCTCATCCTGTCCGCACTGCCGACGCGCTGGGCAGTGCCGGCCCTTTTGGCCGCGCCCATTGCCGGCCGTATGGCGCTGACCTGGCATGCCGCTGCGGCCGGATATGCCCGGAACAGCCCGGGTCTGGGCGCCTTTGTCGATCAGGTGGGCAGCCGCGAGGCCCTGCGCGCCACCTTGCTGGCGCTGGTCCTGCTCCTGCCCATTTGCCTGAGCACGCCCAATCCTCTGCCCCTGCTCGTCTGCACCATGGCCGCCTGCATGGCGCTTGCGGTGGGCTTTGCCCGCTTTCTGACCAAAAAACTGGGCGGCATTACCGGCGATACCATCGGGGCGACGATTGAACTCTCTGAAATAGCAACATTTTTTATTTTCTATTTGTTTTGGAAACTGGCATGA
- a CDS encoding glucose-1-phosphate adenylyltransferase family protein yields MRDTGEALVLLLAGGIGSRLDLLVGHRAKPAVPFAGLYRIIDFSLSNVMNSGLNRVGVLTQYKPLSLMAHIKGGEAWDFTGRSRGVKILPPRTGAKDSDWYRGTADAIRQNIDFIQQNPADQVIVLSGDHIYRMDFDAMLAYHRHKKADITIGMMVVPMRDIHQFGAGIVDTENRIVDWEEKPAIPRTNLASMGIYVFETKYLLRTLERDREEVDFGMHIVPRAIREDKVFAYPFYGYWRDVGTIQAYWEANMDVLRPGSGISPEAWDICSNPEYGDRPMDRQAARFVSGCKVHASMISAGCIIEGTVTNSVLSPGVWVRKGAVVNNSVIFHDSVIEEGAKVDLAICDKRVYVREGAVVGQGEDLHVANRLFPKHLYTGITLVGKEARVPAHAHIGRNCRVTYGFNEDDSRDALELADGESI; encoded by the coding sequence ATGAGAGACACAGGTGAGGCTCTGGTCCTGTTGCTGGCAGGCGGTATCGGCAGCCGGCTGGATCTGTTGGTTGGGCACCGGGCCAAACCGGCGGTGCCCTTTGCCGGTTTGTACCGTATTATTGATTTCAGTCTCTCGAATGTCATGAACTCCGGCCTGAACCGGGTGGGCGTGCTCACCCAGTACAAGCCGCTTTCCCTCATGGCCCATATCAAAGGCGGCGAGGCCTGGGACTTTACGGGCCGCTCCCGCGGGGTCAAGATTCTGCCGCCGCGTACCGGCGCAAAGGATTCCGACTGGTACCGGGGCACGGCTGACGCCATCAGGCAAAACATCGATTTTATCCAACAAAACCCGGCGGATCAGGTTATCGTCCTTTCAGGCGATCACATTTACCGCATGGATTTCGATGCCATGCTGGCCTACCATCGCCACAAGAAGGCAGATATCACCATCGGCATGATGGTCGTGCCCATGCGTGACATTCATCAGTTTGGCGCCGGCATTGTGGACACGGAAAACCGGATCGTTGACTGGGAGGAAAAACCGGCCATTCCGCGCACCAACCTGGCCTCCATGGGTATTTACGTGTTCGAGACCAAATACCTGCTGCGCACTCTGGAGCGCGACCGGGAGGAGGTGGATTTCGGCATGCACATCGTTCCGCGGGCCATCAGGGAAGACAAGGTCTTTGCCTATCCCTTCTACGGCTACTGGCGCGATGTCGGTACCATTCAGGCCTATTGGGAAGCCAATATGGACGTGCTCCGGCCCGGGTCCGGCATTTCGCCCGAGGCATGGGACATCTGTTCCAATCCGGAATACGGCGACCGCCCCATGGACCGGCAGGCCGCACGTTTCGTGAGCGGGTGCAAGGTGCATGCATCCATGATTTCGGCGGGTTGCATCATTGAAGGGACGGTGACCAATTCGGTACTGTCTCCGGGAGTGTGGGTGCGCAAGGGCGCTGTAGTCAACAATTCGGTGATCTTTCATGATTCGGTGATCGAGGAAGGGGCCAAGGTGGATCTGGCCATCTGCGACAAACGGGTGTACGTGCGCGAGGGCGCGGTCGTGGGCCAGGGCGAGGACTTGCACGTGGCCAACAGGCTCTTTCCCAAACACCTGTATACGGGGATCACGCTGGTCGGCAAGGAGGCGCGGGTGCCGGCCCATGCCCACATCGGGCGGAATTGCCGTGTGACCTACGGTTTTAACGAGGATGACAGCAGGGATGCCCTTGAACTGGCGGACGGCGAGTCGATTTGA
- a CDS encoding transposase — translation MIYNPDKHRQSIRLKGYDYSRAGAYFVTICVQNRACLFGNIADGQIRLNDAGRMIQTVWTEMPEKYGIATDAFVVMPNHIHGIIVIGIVGAGPRACPNACACPGAGQRQVAGLSLPDVVHRFKTMTTKRYANGVNKGAWTAFPGRLWQRNYYEHIIRNDESLNRIRAYIVDNPLQWALDRENPDSEGTGHEWPLPEDETWRS, via the coding sequence ATGATCTATAATCCGGACAAACACCGGCAATCCATCCGTTTGAAAGGATACGATTATTCCAGGGCAGGGGCGTATTTTGTGACCATCTGCGTGCAAAATCGGGCCTGTTTGTTCGGGAATATCGCCGATGGTCAAATACGGTTAAACGATGCGGGGCGAATGATTCAAACGGTCTGGACGGAAATGCCGGAAAAATATGGAATCGCAACCGACGCATTCGTTGTCATGCCAAATCACATCCACGGTATTATCGTGATCGGGATCGTAGGGGCAGGCCCCCGTGCCTGCCCCAATGCCTGTGCCTGCCCTGGTGCGGGGCAACGACAGGTGGCGGGGTTGTCGTTGCCCGACGTGGTGCACCGGTTCAAAACAATGACCACGAAACGGTATGCCAACGGCGTGAACAAAGGGGCCTGGACGGCATTTCCCGGGCGGTTGTGGCAACGCAATTATTACGAACACATCATCCGCAACGACGAATCCCTGAATCGGATTCGGGCGTATATTGTCGATAACCCGTTGCAATGGGCATTGGACCGTGAAAATCCGGATTCCGAAGGGACGGGTCACGAGTGGCCATTGCCGGAGGACGAAACATGGCGCAGTTGA
- a CDS encoding histidine phosphatase family protein, giving the protein MKEMATTRLYLIRHGATEENERGILVGSTDVPLSDKGRGQAMALARLARSLPVDAIFASPMLRTVETAVQVFGPEARILTNSSLRECHFGEWEGLYFAEIASRYPDLWQSWLHDWAHTRIPGGDDFTAFAQRLLDFCDEILNEYSGRNLAVVSHGGCIRAILSHYLSGSASGGYWKFKVENAALTTIEFADKFPILTGFNQR; this is encoded by the coding sequence ATGAAGGAGATGGCGACGACCCGGCTCTATCTCATCCGGCACGGGGCGACCGAGGAAAACGAGCGTGGCATTCTGGTGGGCAGCACCGACGTGCCCCTGAGCGACAAGGGACGTGGGCAGGCGATGGCGCTGGCCCGCCTGGCACGGAGCCTGCCGGTGGACGCGATTTTTGCCAGCCCCATGCTGCGCACCGTGGAAACCGCTGTGCAGGTTTTCGGGCCAGAGGCCCGCATTCTGACCAACAGCAGCCTGCGCGAATGCCATTTCGGCGAATGGGAAGGGCTGTATTTTGCCGAGATTGCGAGCCGTTACCCGGATCTCTGGCAAAGCTGGCTGCACGATTGGGCACATACCCGGATTCCGGGCGGCGATGATTTTACGGCCTTCGCTCAGCGACTGCTGGATTTTTGCGATGAAATCCTGAACGAGTATTCGGGGCGAAATCTTGCGGTAGTATCCCACGGGGGCTGTATCCGCGCAATCCTGTCGCATTACCTCAGCGGCTCCGCGAGCGGTGGCTACTGGAAGTTCAAGGTGGAAAACGCTGCGCTGACCACTATTGAATTCGCCGATAAGTTCCCCATTCTCACCGGCTTCAACCAGCGCTGA
- a CDS encoding AAA family ATPase, which produces MILVFFGMTASGKSTLAAACAARWHAPRYNTDQMRKELAGLAPGTRRPDGIEQGIYTRDMSARTYQALLGQAEADIRAGAPLVLLDGSYSQLAERDRLRQAAARLACPALFVYCHCSRAETMRRLALRGADRDAVSDGRPEIYRYQQKTFDLPGAEEPGVIRLDTEDRPEALVARLESSRLIPLPAA; this is translated from the coding sequence ATGATTCTGGTTTTCTTTGGCATGACCGCTTCGGGCAAATCCACGCTGGCAGCGGCCTGTGCGGCCCGCTGGCACGCGCCTCGCTACAATACCGATCAGATGCGCAAGGAACTGGCCGGACTGGCGCCCGGCACCCGCAGGCCGGACGGCATCGAACAGGGCATCTATACCAGGGACATGAGTGCCAGGACCTATCAGGCCCTGCTTGGGCAGGCGGAGGCGGACATCAGGGCCGGGGCGCCCCTGGTGCTGCTGGACGGTTCCTACAGCCAGCTTGCGGAGCGTGACCGGCTGCGGCAAGCCGCGGCCCGGCTGGCCTGTCCGGCGCTGTTCGTGTATTGCCATTGCTCCCGGGCCGAGACCATGCGGCGCCTGGCCCTGCGCGGTGCGGACAGGGACGCGGTTTCCGACGGCCGGCCGGAAATTTACCGGTATCAGCAAAAGACCTTTGACCTGCCCGGGGCGGAGGAGCCGGGCGTCATCAGGCTGGACACCGAAGACCGGCCGGAGGCGCTCGTGGCCCGTTTGGAAAGCAGCCGCCTGATTCCCCTGCCTGCGGCCTGA
- the cobU gene encoding bifunctional adenosylcobinamide kinase/adenosylcobinamide-phosphate guanylyltransferase: protein MGHVTLVTGGAKSGKSAFAESLAEKCGGRLGYIATAQAMDPEMVERIRRHRERRGPQWQTFEEPLTPSRLIALSNLDVLLLDCLTVLITNIILQQALDWDAPQSPPSAELRLPAEAVQAEMAALADAAAAFPGRVIFVANEVGFGIVPPAPLARFFRDCAGTASQYLAARADAVYLVVAGLPLCLKQPEGSKWLP from the coding sequence ATGGGCCATGTGACTTTGGTAACCGGCGGGGCCAAAAGCGGCAAAAGCGCTTTTGCGGAAAGCCTTGCCGAAAAGTGCGGCGGCAGATTGGGCTACATTGCCACCGCCCAGGCGATGGACCCCGAGATGGTGGAACGCATCAGGCGGCACCGGGAACGCCGGGGCCCGCAGTGGCAGACCTTCGAGGAGCCGCTGACGCCGTCCCGGCTTATCGCCTTAAGTAATCTTGACGTGCTGCTCCTGGACTGCCTGACCGTGCTTATCACCAATATCATTTTGCAGCAAGCTTTGGACTGGGATGCGCCGCAATCGCCGCCCAGCGCCGAACTGCGCCTGCCGGCAGAGGCGGTGCAGGCGGAAATGGCGGCGCTGGCCGATGCTGCCGCGGCCTTTCCGGGGCGGGTGATTTTCGTGGCCAACGAGGTCGGCTTCGGCATTGTGCCGCCTGCCCCGCTTGCACGCTTCTTTCGCGATTGCGCGGGAACGGCCAGCCAGTATCTGGCCGCCAGGGCGGATGCCGTGTATCTGGTCGTGGCCGGTCTGCCGCTCTGCCTCAAGCAGCCGGAGGGGAGCAAATGGCTGCCCTGA
- a CDS encoding phosphotransferase: MTTHTNSPAFVRFLLESAGGGSGAAVELVQTHISWVFLVNDTVYKFKKPVNFGFLDFSTLEQRRFYCEQEVALNRRLCPDIYLGMVAVCEQNGGLALLPLEQAKDVVEYGIKMRRMPEERMMPHLIERGELGAAHIDQIVDLLVPFYRQAAQQTASGESLARFGAAEAVTMNVLENFEQTKGFIGGGALTKEQFDAISTAACAVLAKPERFQKRIQAGAIRECHGDLYSANICLADKPYIFDCIEFNERFRYSDVACDVAFLAMDLDYHGLDDLSRHFIERFVQVSGDRGLLDMLNFYKCYRAYVRGKIGLFTANDQSVDEQSRRKCLAGAEQYFRLAMRYAADQ, encoded by the coding sequence ATGACGACACACACGAATTCTCCGGCTTTTGTCCGGTTCTTGCTGGAATCCGCAGGCGGCGGCTCGGGGGCTGCAGTCGAGCTGGTGCAGACCCATATTTCCTGGGTATTTTTGGTCAACGACACGGTCTACAAATTCAAGAAGCCGGTCAATTTCGGTTTTCTCGATTTTTCGACCCTGGAGCAGCGGCGATTTTACTGCGAACAGGAGGTGGCGCTGAACCGCCGCCTCTGCCCGGACATTTACCTGGGCATGGTGGCTGTATGCGAACAGAACGGCGGATTGGCGCTCCTGCCGCTGGAGCAGGCCAAAGACGTGGTGGAATACGGCATAAAAATGCGGCGCATGCCGGAAGAGCGCATGATGCCGCACCTGATCGAGCGGGGCGAGCTTGGGGCCGCGCATATCGACCAGATCGTGGACCTGCTCGTGCCCTTTTACCGGCAGGCCGCGCAGCAGACGGCAAGCGGGGAAAGTCTGGCCCGATTCGGCGCTGCGGAGGCCGTGACCATGAATGTGCTGGAAAATTTCGAGCAGACCAAGGGCTTCATTGGCGGCGGAGCGCTTACCAAGGAGCAGTTTGACGCCATCTCCACTGCCGCCTGCGCGGTGCTGGCCAAGCCGGAGCGCTTCCAGAAGCGTATTCAGGCGGGCGCCATCCGCGAGTGCCACGGCGATTTGTACTCTGCCAATATCTGTCTGGCGGACAAGCCCTATATCTTCGACTGTATCGAGTTCAACGAGCGTTTTCGCTACAGCGATGTGGCCTGTGACGTGGCCTTTCTGGCAATGGATCTGGACTATCACGGTCTGGACGACCTGTCCCGGCACTTTATCGAACGCTTTGTCCAGGTGAGCGGGGATAGGGGGCTTTTGGACATGCTGAACTTCTACAAGTGCTACCGGGCCTACGTGCGTGGCAAGATCGGCCTGTTCACGGCAAACGACCAAAGCGTGGACGAGCAGAGCCGCCGCAAATGTCTGGCCGGGGCGGAGCAGTACTTCCGGCTCGCCATGCGTTATGCGGCAGATCAGTAA